A single Pedobacter sp. PACM 27299 DNA region contains:
- the porT gene encoding type IX secretion/gliding motility protein PorT/SprT — protein sequence MKIKLFFFSLLMLIVSTGKAQNWGGGIDDTDLHFGFTFQYLSSEYKVLKKADWKESPGYISDLPGYVPRGLSSIAAKPSPGFGIGFVVNQKVLENVDLRLTPVLVFNDRVLTYRFENIPISPGQEFLEVEKKVQSTLVEFPLGLKIKSNRRNNFRAYMIGGIKYSADISSKKKSDNTKVTDPMEMFLNNKRSFLSYEAGLGMDLYFEYFKMSPELKLSYSLDNVMKREAPHVFSNPIDKLMLRHVTFSLFFE from the coding sequence ATGAAAATAAAACTATTCTTTTTTTCTCTCTTGATGCTGATCGTTTCTACAGGAAAAGCGCAGAATTGGGGCGGAGGAATAGATGATACTGATCTTCACTTTGGATTTACTTTTCAATACCTCTCTTCGGAGTATAAAGTATTAAAGAAAGCAGATTGGAAGGAAAGTCCGGGATATATCAGCGATTTGCCGGGCTATGTGCCCAGAGGATTGAGCTCTATAGCGGCAAAGCCTTCTCCTGGATTTGGAATTGGCTTTGTGGTCAATCAAAAAGTACTGGAAAATGTGGATCTCCGCTTAACACCCGTGCTGGTCTTTAACGATCGGGTTTTGACCTATCGCTTTGAAAATATACCAATCAGCCCCGGACAAGAGTTTTTAGAAGTAGAGAAAAAGGTGCAGTCTACTTTGGTGGAATTTCCTTTAGGACTGAAAATTAAGTCGAACAGAAGGAACAATTTCCGAGCTTACATGATTGGAGGCATTAAATATTCTGCGGACATTTCTTCCAAGAAAAAGAGCGACAATACCAAGGTGACTGATCCGATGGAGATGTTCCTGAATAACAAAAGAAGTTTTCTTTCTTATGAAGCAGGTTTAGGAATGGACTTGTATTTTGAATACTTCAAAATGTCTCCGGAACTAAAACTATCTTATTCTCTTGATAATGTTATGAAAAGGGAAGCACCACACGTGTTTTCCAATCCAATCGATAAGCTGATGCTGCGCCATGTAACCTTCAGTTTGTTTTTTGAGTGA
- the ubiE gene encoding bifunctional demethylmenaquinone methyltransferase/2-methoxy-6-polyprenyl-1,4-benzoquinol methylase UbiE gives MNEKITPYQSATATKKEQVASMFDNISETYDFLNHFMSLGIDILWRKKAIAELKALQPRLILDVATGTGDFAFEAIKILKPEKVIGVDISDGMLEVARKKIKERNLGSIFSVQMGDSEGLHFDDNHFDAVTVAFGVRNYENLEKGLADMYRVLKPGGKIVILEFSKPRKFPIKQGYNFYFNHITPTLGKIFSKDNKAYTYLPESVAAFPDGDAFNQMMTKVGFKEAKDNRLTFGVCAIYTGVK, from the coding sequence ATGAACGAAAAGATTACACCATACCAGTCTGCAACCGCTACTAAAAAGGAACAAGTAGCCTCTATGTTTGATAACATATCTGAAACTTATGATTTTTTAAATCACTTTATGTCGCTCGGAATTGACATTCTATGGCGTAAAAAGGCGATTGCTGAGCTAAAAGCATTACAGCCGCGCTTGATTCTTGACGTCGCAACGGGGACCGGAGATTTTGCTTTTGAAGCGATAAAAATTCTGAAACCGGAGAAAGTAATTGGGGTAGATATTTCTGATGGAATGCTGGAAGTGGCCAGAAAAAAGATAAAAGAGCGCAATTTGGGCAGTATTTTCTCTGTACAAATGGGCGATTCTGAAGGTTTACATTTTGACGACAATCATTTTGATGCGGTTACCGTAGCATTTGGGGTAAGAAATTATGAAAATTTAGAAAAGGGATTGGCAGATATGTACCGGGTATTGAAACCAGGTGGTAAAATTGTGATCCTTGAATTTTCAAAACCAAGAAAATTCCCGATTAAACAAGGGTATAACTTTTACTTTAACCACATCACGCCGACGCTTGGAAAGATCTTTTCAAAAGATAACAAAGCCTATACTTATTTACCGGAATCAGTTGCAGCATTCCCGGATGGAGATGCTTTTAATCAAATGATGACTAAAGTTGGTTTCAAAGAAGCGAAGGACAACAGGCTGACATTCGGCGTGTGTGCAATTTATACCGGAGTAAAATAA
- the yihA gene encoding ribosome biogenesis GTP-binding protein YihA/YsxC, translating into MIIKSATFICSNTKVSALPVANMPEYAFIGRSNVGKSSLINMLVNQHGLAKTSQKPGKTQLINHFLINEKWYIVDLPGYGYAKVSKNSRESWEKFIRYYITRRESLQCVFVLIDSRLEPQKIDLEFCCWMGEIQIPFVLAFTKADKQSATKTDKNIAAFKKALGGWFEEIPPCFVTSAEKQQGREEILDFIEQTNLDFAMPILTPQED; encoded by the coding sequence ATGATTATAAAATCAGCAACATTTATTTGTAGTAATACAAAGGTTTCAGCTTTGCCTGTGGCCAATATGCCCGAATACGCATTTATCGGACGTTCCAACGTAGGGAAGTCTTCATTGATCAATATGCTGGTGAATCAGCATGGTTTAGCAAAAACGTCCCAAAAGCCGGGTAAAACCCAGCTAATTAACCATTTTCTCATCAACGAAAAATGGTATATTGTAGATTTACCAGGGTATGGTTATGCCAAAGTTTCGAAGAACAGCAGAGAGAGCTGGGAGAAATTTATCCGTTACTACATCACCAGAAGAGAAAGTCTACAATGCGTTTTCGTATTGATAGACAGCAGATTAGAACCTCAAAAAATCGATCTTGAGTTTTGCTGCTGGATGGGCGAAATCCAAATTCCTTTCGTACTGGCTTTCACTAAGGCAGATAAACAATCGGCAACGAAAACGGATAAAAACATTGCCGCTTTTAAGAAAGCATTGGGTGGATGGTTTGAAGAAATCCCTCCATGTTTTGTCACTTCTGCGGAGAAACAACAAGGCAGAGAAGAGATCCTGGACTTTATTGAACAGACAAATCTTGACTTCGCCATGCCAATTTTAACCCCTCAGGAAGACTAA
- a CDS encoding UbiA-like polyprenyltransferase, producing MKKYFSLVLFAHSVFALPFAMIGFFLGVTTTTSPFKWTLLVMVLLCMVFARNAAMAFNRYLDRNIDAKNPRTQMRDIPAGRVSANEALIFVIVNCILFMVTTIFINPLCFYLSPIALFVVLFYSYTKRFTALCHMVLGLGLALAPIGAYIAVTGQFAVIPVLYSFAVLFWVSGFDIIYALQDEDFDRDEKLHSIPAALGIKNALKLSEVLHVFSALCVIVPIILAPDNFSWFYYLGVAFFCSMLIYQHLLVKPNDISKVDRAFMTTNGFASVIFAACFLLDTLMRTLFY from the coding sequence ATGAAAAAATATTTTTCACTGGTACTGTTTGCCCACTCCGTTTTTGCATTACCCTTTGCAATGATTGGATTCTTTTTAGGTGTAACAACGACTACCAGTCCTTTTAAATGGACTTTATTGGTGATGGTATTGCTGTGTATGGTCTTTGCCCGCAATGCGGCAATGGCTTTTAACAGATACCTGGACAGAAATATCGATGCCAAAAACCCACGTACGCAAATGCGTGATATTCCGGCAGGAAGGGTCTCCGCTAATGAAGCGCTGATTTTTGTGATCGTCAACTGTATCTTATTCATGGTGACGACCATTTTTATCAATCCGCTTTGCTTTTACCTTTCCCCGATAGCGCTGTTTGTGGTGTTATTTTATAGCTATACCAAAAGATTCACTGCGCTTTGTCACATGGTACTCGGTTTAGGGCTTGCCCTGGCCCCTATTGGTGCTTACATCGCCGTTACCGGACAGTTTGCCGTCATTCCAGTACTTTATTCTTTCGCAGTGCTCTTCTGGGTAAGTGGTTTCGACATCATTTATGCCTTGCAGGACGAAGATTTTGACCGCGATGAAAAACTCCATTCCATTCCCGCAGCATTGGGAATTAAAAATGCCTTGAAGCTTTCAGAAGTACTTCATGTATTTTCAGCATTGTGTGTCATTGTTCCCATTATTCTGGCACCGGATAATTTTAGCTGGTTCTATTACCTGGGTGTTGCCTTTTTCTGCTCGATGCTGATTTATCAGCACCTGCTGGTGAAGCCAAACGACATTAGCAAAGTAGACAGGGCCTTTATGACCACCAATGGTTTTGCCTCTGTAATTTTTGCCGCCTGCTTCCTTTTAGACACCTTAATGAGGACACTGTTCTATTAA
- a CDS encoding M3 family oligoendopeptidase, producing MINLNIPVKQRAYIPQQLEMKWDNLSPILQELLERPIADVQELEKWLKDKSELEAALEEDFAWRYIRMSCDTANEKLVEDFQYFATEIEPKISPIANQLNQKFNDSPFIDELDQEKYFVYIRAIRKAIEIYREENVELLTKLQVAQQRYQGITGAMSVEINGQEYTLEQASNFIKDTDRAVRQQAWETIQQRRLVDKDDLNILFDELLVMRHQVALNAGFENYRDYMFQALGRFDYTPQDCYHFHEAIEKQVVPILKEQAQKRADALGLTTLKPWDMEVSTTGKAALKPFKNGEELIDKSIECFHAIDPKLGQMLTTMKANNLFDVESRKGKAPGGYNYPLAETGAPFIFMNSAGSLRDLTTMVHEGGHAIHTFMTANLELNDFKHCPSEVAELASMSMELISMDYWDVYFDKEEDLLRAKKEQLADVLKTLPWVAVIDQFQHWIYTNPGHNAADREETFKQIYTRFGAGFANWEGQEAEFGNLWQKQLHLFEVPFYYIEYAIAQLGAIAIWKNYKENPQKALEQYLAALSLGYTKPINEIYETAGIKFDFSLSYIEELASFVKDELQKLG from the coding sequence ATGATCAATCTTAATATACCGGTAAAGCAAAGGGCTTATATCCCACAACAATTGGAAATGAAATGGGATAATTTATCCCCAATTTTACAAGAATTGCTGGAGCGTCCAATTGCTGATGTTCAAGAACTTGAAAAATGGCTTAAAGACAAAAGTGAGCTGGAAGCGGCCTTAGAGGAAGATTTTGCCTGGAGATACATCCGCATGAGCTGTGATACGGCAAATGAAAAGCTAGTGGAAGATTTTCAATATTTTGCTACGGAAATTGAGCCAAAGATCTCCCCTATTGCCAATCAATTAAATCAAAAATTCAACGACAGCCCCTTTATTGACGAGCTGGATCAGGAAAAATATTTCGTTTACATCAGAGCGATCAGAAAAGCAATTGAAATCTATCGCGAGGAAAATGTGGAACTGCTGACTAAGCTACAAGTGGCTCAGCAGCGCTACCAAGGCATTACCGGCGCGATGAGTGTAGAAATTAATGGCCAGGAATACACGCTTGAACAAGCTTCAAACTTCATTAAAGATACAGACAGAGCGGTTAGGCAACAAGCCTGGGAAACCATTCAGCAGCGTCGTTTGGTAGACAAAGACGATTTAAACATCCTCTTTGATGAACTGCTGGTGATGCGTCATCAGGTAGCCTTAAATGCGGGTTTTGAAAACTACAGGGATTATATGTTCCAGGCCTTGGGCAGATTTGATTATACGCCACAGGATTGTTATCATTTCCATGAAGCTATTGAAAAGCAGGTCGTGCCTATTCTGAAAGAACAAGCGCAAAAACGTGCGGATGCTTTAGGATTAACTACCCTAAAACCCTGGGATATGGAAGTGAGCACCACTGGTAAAGCCGCTTTAAAACCTTTCAAAAATGGGGAAGAGCTGATTGATAAAAGCATCGAATGTTTCCATGCCATTGATCCTAAGTTAGGTCAAATGCTGACTACGATGAAAGCAAATAACCTGTTTGATGTAGAAAGCAGAAAAGGAAAAGCACCTGGAGGATACAACTATCCGCTGGCAGAAACTGGTGCCCCATTTATTTTCATGAACTCCGCAGGTTCCCTAAGAGACCTGACTACGATGGTTCATGAGGGCGGCCATGCGATCCATACCTTTATGACTGCAAACCTGGAGCTGAACGACTTTAAACATTGTCCATCTGAAGTAGCAGAATTGGCTTCCATGAGTATGGAATTAATTTCTATGGATTACTGGGATGTTTATTTCGATAAGGAAGAAGATTTATTACGCGCTAAAAAAGAACAGCTGGCAGATGTACTGAAAACCCTTCCATGGGTAGCGGTGATCGATCAGTTCCAGCATTGGATCTATACCAATCCTGGTCATAATGCAGCCGACAGAGAAGAAACTTTCAAACAGATTTATACACGATTTGGTGCTGGATTTGCAAATTGGGAAGGTCAGGAGGCTGAATTTGGCAACCTATGGCAGAAACAATTACACTTATTTGAGGTTCCTTTTTATTACATAGAATATGCGATTGCGCAATTGGGCGCCATTGCGATCTGGAAAAATTACAAGGAAAATCCACAAAAAGCATTGGAGCAATACCTTGCTGCATTATCCCTGGGTTATACCAAACCAATCAATGAAATTTATGAAACAGCAGGCATTAAATTCGATTTCAGTCTGAGTTATATTGAGGAACTGGCTTCCTTCGTAAAGGACGAATTACAGAAATTAGGTTAA
- a CDS encoding amino acid permease — protein sequence MFEKLFRKKSISKILEDAAKGHGEHGDSLQKTLGVRDLTAFGIAAIIGAGIFSTIGKASADGGPAVIFLFIFTAIACSFAAFAYAEFASMVPVSGSAYTYSYVAFGELVAWIIGWSLIMEYSIGNITVAISWSDYFTGLLSSINIPALGIKGIHVPDWATMDYLSAYNGHKHAEALVNAGKDFANLDEATKLANNAWITAPKIGDFHIVADIPALGIIILITWLIYRGMKESRNASNAMVVVKLAVILLVLSVGIFYVDTANWDPFAPNGVSGVLKGVSAVFFAYIGFDAISTTAEECKNPQRDLPRGMMWAIIICTILYVAIALVLTGIVNYSLLAVGDPLAFVFDHINLKLMSGIIAVSAVFAMASVLLVFQMGQPRIWMSMSRDGLLPKSFSKIHPVYKTPSFATIVVGFVVAIPSLFMNLTIVTDLCSIGTLFAFVLVCAGVLVLQNKPNIQRGKFKTPYVNSKYIIPFALIAALIFGFTTYKQEMNAFVFNTPKIVAPVHFITSLNGKELESVKEEIKNGPIKVAPGQTLDAAGYLAELSEIQYQQFVDQSAVSIEKKYEEGWSLFKHKIPMWIFFMICLVITYFCITKNLSLIPVLGLMSCLYMMCELGISNWIGFGIWLAIGLVVYFLYGYRHSKLGKESSAIS from the coding sequence ATGTTTGAAAAACTCTTCAGAAAGAAGTCCATATCCAAGATATTAGAAGATGCCGCAAAGGGCCATGGAGAACATGGGGATTCCCTGCAAAAGACCTTAGGCGTAAGAGACCTGACCGCTTTTGGAATTGCGGCCATTATTGGCGCAGGTATCTTCAGTACCATTGGAAAAGCAAGTGCGGATGGAGGTCCGGCAGTGATATTCCTGTTTATCTTTACCGCCATTGCCTGTAGTTTTGCCGCCTTCGCTTATGCTGAATTTGCGTCAATGGTACCTGTTTCAGGCAGCGCTTATACCTATTCTTATGTCGCCTTTGGCGAATTAGTAGCCTGGATCATTGGCTGGTCGCTGATTATGGAATACTCCATCGGGAACATCACCGTAGCCATTTCCTGGTCCGACTACTTTACGGGACTCCTCTCCTCCATCAACATACCCGCATTGGGCATCAAAGGGATACATGTGCCTGATTGGGCCACCATGGATTACCTTTCTGCCTATAATGGTCATAAACATGCGGAAGCATTAGTCAATGCCGGGAAGGATTTCGCTAACCTGGATGAAGCGACTAAACTGGCCAATAATGCCTGGATTACCGCACCAAAAATTGGTGACTTCCACATCGTAGCCGACATTCCAGCACTAGGGATTATCATCTTGATTACCTGGCTGATTTACAGAGGAATGAAGGAATCCAGAAATGCAAGTAATGCTATGGTAGTGGTTAAACTGGCTGTGATTTTACTGGTATTGTCAGTAGGTATTTTCTATGTAGATACGGCAAACTGGGATCCTTTCGCGCCAAATGGGGTATCGGGAGTACTTAAAGGGGTATCGGCAGTATTCTTTGCCTATATAGGTTTTGATGCCATTTCTACTACTGCAGAAGAATGTAAAAACCCGCAGCGCGATCTGCCCAGGGGGATGATGTGGGCGATTATCATCTGTACCATTTTATACGTAGCCATTGCTTTAGTGCTGACCGGGATTGTAAATTACAGCCTTTTAGCTGTTGGTGATCCATTGGCCTTCGTATTTGACCACATCAACCTGAAGCTAATGAGCGGAATTATCGCCGTGAGTGCAGTGTTTGCTATGGCCAGTGTGTTATTGGTATTCCAAATGGGACAGCCTAGAATCTGGATGAGCATGAGCCGTGATGGTTTATTGCCAAAATCATTTTCTAAGATTCATCCGGTCTATAAAACACCTTCTTTCGCAACGATTGTGGTGGGTTTTGTAGTGGCCATCCCTTCCTTATTTATGAACCTGACGATCGTTACCGATCTTTGCTCTATAGGAACCTTATTTGCATTTGTACTGGTTTGTGCGGGTGTGTTGGTGCTTCAAAATAAACCAAATATTCAGCGAGGGAAGTTTAAAACACCTTATGTGAACTCTAAATACATTATCCCTTTTGCATTGATTGCTGCTTTAATTTTCGGTTTTACCACTTATAAGCAAGAAATGAATGCCTTTGTTTTCAATACTCCAAAGATTGTTGCACCAGTTCATTTCATTACTTCACTAAACGGGAAAGAACTGGAATCCGTGAAAGAGGAAATTAAAAATGGTCCGATAAAAGTTGCCCCAGGACAAACATTAGATGCTGCAGGTTACCTGGCTGAGCTTTCCGAAATACAATACCAACAGTTTGTGGATCAATCCGCAGTAAGCATAGAGAAGAAATACGAAGAAGGATGGTCCTTATTTAAGCATAAAATCCCCATGTGGATTTTCTTTATGATTTGCCTAGTGATCACTTATTTCTGTATCACAAAAAACTTATCATTGATTCCTGTTTTAGGCTTAATGAGCTGTTTATATATGATGTGTGAGCTTGGAATTTCCAACTGGATCGGCTTCGGCATCTGGCTGGCCATCGGACTGGTAGTCTACTTCCTTTATGGTTACAGACATAGTAAATTAGGTAAAGAAAGCAGCGCGATCTCCTAA
- a CDS encoding KUP/HAK/KT family potassium transporter, producing the protein MSNQKNLNALSAGGLLISLGIVYGDIGTSPLYTLKAIFTAVKGAGQAVTPELVLGAISCIIWTLTLQTTIKYVVITLKADNKGEGGIFSLYSLVRKNAKWLVIPAVIGGCAMLADGIITPSITVTTAIEGLQLKFPDVPVIPIVIAIITGLFIIQQFGTNLVGKLFGPVMFLWFSALGILGLLFVVQDFTILKALNPYYAVVLLIHNPAALLILGGVFLCTTGAEALYSDMGHCGKNNIRVSWVFVKIMLILNYLGQGVWVLHRPHYEVELNPFFEIVPPAYLLFMVALATLAAVIASQAMITGSFTLISEAVRLNLWPKVRINYPSNQKGQIYVPSINWLLWLGCVAIVLIFKKSGAMEGAYGLAINLTFLSTTILVAAYMKRKKVPVYVIVIFLVIYGVLESTFLVGNLAKFFHGGWMTVLIGSALFTVMWSWYVARKIKNRFVKYVEIEDYFQIISELSVDESVPKYSSQLVYLTSANFKTEIESKIIYSIIQKEPKRADIYWLVHVDVVDEPYTREYKVEFLIPGKLIRIDFKLGFRVEQSVNLLYRKVIEDLVKNGEVDITSQYTSLNKHKIAGDFRFVLLEKHLSKFSKLSFYERSVMDYYFILKRFSLSEERSFGLDSSYVDVEKVPLIFVTPDDIELTRLPV; encoded by the coding sequence GTGTCGAATCAGAAAAATTTAAATGCGCTCAGTGCCGGAGGGTTACTCATAAGTTTAGGTATTGTATATGGAGACATTGGAACCTCACCACTCTATACCCTAAAAGCAATTTTCACAGCAGTTAAAGGAGCAGGGCAAGCGGTGACCCCGGAGTTGGTACTTGGTGCGATTTCCTGTATCATCTGGACGCTGACTCTGCAAACGACGATTAAATACGTTGTCATCACCCTTAAAGCCGATAACAAAGGAGAAGGAGGGATATTTTCACTCTATTCCCTGGTCAGGAAGAATGCCAAATGGCTGGTCATACCTGCCGTTATTGGTGGATGTGCCATGCTTGCAGACGGAATTATCACCCCCAGTATTACGGTAACAACCGCGATTGAGGGCTTACAGCTGAAATTCCCGGATGTACCGGTTATCCCAATCGTTATTGCCATCATTACTGGGCTCTTTATCATTCAGCAATTTGGAACCAACCTGGTTGGAAAGCTGTTTGGGCCAGTCATGTTCTTGTGGTTTAGTGCGTTAGGGATCTTAGGATTGTTATTTGTTGTACAGGATTTTACGATCCTAAAGGCTTTGAATCCTTATTATGCTGTGGTATTGTTGATCCATAATCCTGCCGCCTTACTTATTTTAGGTGGTGTATTCCTGTGTACTACCGGAGCAGAAGCGCTGTATTCGGATATGGGACATTGTGGAAAAAATAACATTAGGGTGAGTTGGGTATTCGTGAAAATCATGCTGATTTTAAACTACCTCGGACAAGGAGTGTGGGTATTACACAGACCTCATTACGAAGTAGAATTAAACCCTTTCTTTGAAATTGTACCTCCTGCATATCTGTTATTTATGGTAGCGCTGGCTACTTTAGCAGCGGTGATTGCCAGTCAGGCGATGATTACTGGTTCCTTTACCTTGATCTCTGAGGCCGTAAGATTAAACCTTTGGCCGAAAGTCAGGATCAATTATCCAAGTAATCAAAAGGGTCAAATCTATGTGCCTTCTATCAACTGGTTACTATGGCTGGGTTGTGTGGCTATCGTGCTGATCTTTAAGAAATCAGGTGCAATGGAGGGGGCCTATGGCCTTGCGATCAATTTAACTTTCTTATCTACAACGATCCTTGTAGCGGCCTATATGAAACGTAAAAAGGTACCAGTCTACGTGATTGTGATTTTCTTAGTGATTTATGGCGTATTAGAATCGACCTTCCTGGTAGGTAACCTTGCCAAGTTCTTCCACGGTGGCTGGATGACCGTATTGATCGGTTCTGCCCTGTTTACTGTGATGTGGAGCTGGTATGTAGCTAGAAAAATCAAAAATAGATTTGTTAAATATGTAGAGATTGAAGATTACTTCCAGATCATTTCTGAGCTGAGTGTTGATGAGTCTGTACCTAAATATTCTTCGCAGTTGGTGTATTTAACCAGTGCCAACTTTAAAACAGAAATCGAATCGAAAATCATTTATTCGATCATTCAAAAAGAACCAAAACGTGCCGATATTTATTGGTTGGTGCACGTAGATGTGGTGGATGAACCCTATACAAGAGAATATAAGGTAGAGTTCCTGATCCCAGGAAAACTGATCCGTATCGATTTTAAATTGGGTTTCAGAGTAGAGCAGAGTGTAAACCTGCTGTATAGAAAAGTAATCGAAGACCTGGTGAAAAATGGTGAAGTAGACATTACCAGTCAGTACACCTCTTTAAATAAACATAAAATTGCAGGAGATTTCAGGTTTGTACTGTTAGAAAAACACTTATCGAAATTCTCTAAACTGAGCTTCTATGAGCGCAGTGTAATGGATTATTACTTCATCCTGAAACGCTTCAGTCTTTCTGAGGAAAGAAGTTTCGGGCTGGATTCCAGTTATGTAGATGTAGAGAAGGTTCCTTTGATCTTTGTCACACCAGACGATATTGAATTGACAAGATTACCCGTGTAA
- a CDS encoding T9SS type A sorting domain-containing protein, which yields MNIKLQIKLLLKISCILCLSVFCGLNVLAQRQDSTISNVRAKKIYKTPQIKANVPTYKPKSAFGYIPYNEVLSSAKGNTTIKADKILTVLKVYPNPVTDQINLILKLDRESNFSVKIMDLLGNEVVTLANERINPGEQTKSYTIPNRLNSGIYFLKIISGSETIVKRISVL from the coding sequence ATGAATATAAAACTACAAATTAAGCTGCTCTTGAAGATTTCTTGCATTTTATGCCTGAGTGTTTTCTGTGGCCTAAATGTTTTAGCACAGCGACAGGACAGTACCATCTCAAATGTAAGGGCAAAGAAAATCTACAAGACTCCGCAAATCAAAGCCAATGTCCCTACGTATAAACCTAAATCAGCTTTCGGTTATATTCCCTATAATGAGGTATTGTCGAGTGCAAAGGGAAATACAACCATTAAAGCCGATAAAATCCTGACGGTGTTAAAAGTATATCCAAATCCGGTAACTGATCAGATCAACCTGATTTTGAAATTGGACAGGGAGTCCAACTTTTCAGTTAAAATCATGGATTTGTTAGGAAACGAGGTGGTGACCCTTGCAAATGAACGCATTAATCCAGGTGAGCAGACAAAAAGCTACACCATTCCCAACCGCTTAAACAGTGGAATCTATTTCCTGAAGATCATTTCTGGGTCTGAAACCATAGTAAAACGTATTTCCGTTTTATAA
- a CDS encoding fumarylacetoacetate hydrolase family protein produces the protein MKIIAIGRNYAAHAKELNNPIPGTPVIFLKPDTAALRENKPFYIPEFSSDIHYELEVVLKICREGKHIAEKFAGNYFEEVGLGIDFTARDIQTRHKEKGLPWELAKAFDHSAAVSAFVPKGQLSDLHQLPFELQINGEPRQKGNTKDMIFSFEYLISFISQYFTLKKGDLIFTGTPEGVGQVHEGDKLEAWMDGHQLLNFDIK, from the coding sequence ATGAAGATCATTGCCATTGGCCGCAACTATGCTGCGCATGCCAAAGAATTAAACAACCCTATCCCAGGAACACCGGTTATATTTCTAAAGCCGGATACAGCTGCCTTAAGAGAAAACAAGCCTTTTTACATTCCTGAATTTTCTTCCGACATACATTATGAGCTGGAAGTAGTTTTGAAAATCTGCAGAGAAGGAAAACATATCGCTGAAAAATTTGCAGGTAATTATTTTGAAGAAGTTGGGCTGGGAATTGACTTTACCGCAAGGGACATTCAGACCCGTCATAAAGAAAAAGGTTTACCATGGGAACTAGCGAAAGCATTTGACCATAGTGCAGCAGTGAGCGCTTTTGTGCCAAAAGGACAGCTGAGCGATTTGCACCAGCTTCCATTTGAACTTCAGATCAATGGAGAACCGCGTCAGAAAGGAAACACAAAAGACATGATCTTCTCTTTTGAATACCTGATCTCTTTTATATCTCAATATTTCACCTTAAAAAAAGGAGACCTGATTTTTACAGGCACACCAGAAGGCGTTGGACAAGTACATGAGGGTGATAAATTAGAAGCTTGGATGGATGGCCATCAGTTGTTAAATTTTGATATAAAATAA